CATTTGGACAAAAAAGTACCCCCACCGATAATCGAGAATTAATGTTAGGCTCTCAATCTCTTCAAATAGTAGAAAGAAGTCGTTTAACAACTGCATTCAGTACAATTAGAGAATTTGGNATTTTTATGGATGGCTCTTTNAAAANAGNGAGCAGCCAGTATTTAAGACCGTATTTGACAGTAACAAATGGCGATGGAATTAATGTATTCTCAAAGGATCACGGAGGAATAAAATTGGGCGGCAGAATTGATTTTCTCCCTTTCGGTTTATTTTCGAATTTAGGACAATTCCGCGAAGCCGATGTGATGCGGGAGCTAACACCTAAATTAGTAATAGGANGTAATTATAGCTATAATTTTGGAGTTAGCAGCCGGAATGGGAAAGAAAGCGGAAGTATTCTTTATCTTAACTCTGCAAATGAAGAATTATTGCCGGATTTTATAAAATATGGCGTTGATTTTATGTTTAAGTACAAAGGATATTCTGCTATAGGTGAATTTGTAGGAACTTCTGCAAGAGTNCCCAAAGATATAAGCCAACGTGTGAGAACAGATGGAACTTTATCTACAAATTTTGATGTAAATGGAGTTCAAGATGTAGAAAATTATGTAAAAGAAAGAATGATTTTGGGGAAAGGATTTAATTTGCAAATGGGTTATATTTTTAAAAACCGCATTTCAGTTGACGGACGTTTTACTTNTTTAGATGCAGATAAACATTCCTTTTTAAATAATGGAACATTTTATAATCGTCCAAGGTATTACACGCTGGGGGTTTCAAAATATTTCACGCGTGGCTATGGATTTAAAGTGCAAGGCTCTATTACGTATGTAGATGTTGCTCCGGGCTCAAATAACAATTTAGGAAATCCAATTACGGGAAAAGAATGGATTATGAATGTCTTAACTTCAATTGCCTTTTGATATGAAAAAAATATCCTTTTTAATCTTGTGCGCATTTTTTCTATCGTGTGCTTCATTAATGAACCCGCAACCGGAAAAAGTAACAACACGATATTTTCCAGATCCGGAGATAAATATTAATACACCTGCTTTTCATAAGAAAAAAGGGTTTACCACTTATGCTGAAATGATGAATTTCCTGAACGGTCTTGAGAAAAATCATCGAGACATAATGAAAATCACATTCATTGGAACCAGCCAAAAAGGAAAACCNATACCAATGATAAAGTTAGAGAGGAAAAACGGTACAGAAAACAAATTAAAAGTTTGGCTTCANGCATGCATACACGGAGATGAACCCGCCAGCACAGAAGGTATTTTATTTTTAATTGATAAACTAACCAATGATCCTTCCTATTCAAAATTTCTCGACAGACTAAATATCTCCATTGTTCCCATGGCAAATATAGATGGAAGTGAAATCCAAACAAGGGTAGCCGCCAACGGATTGGACCTAAATAGAGATCAGACAAAACTCTCTGCACCTGAAAGCAATATCTTAAAGAAAGCTTTTAGTGATTCAAACGCTGATGTGGCAGTTGATTTTCATGAATATCAACCTTACCGTAGAGACTATTTACAACTAGGAGAAAAATTTGGAACAGCCGGAATTTATGATGTAATGTTAATGTATTCAAGCAATTTAAATATCCCTAAAAACTTACGCGAATATACAAAATCGCGTTTCGTGAATGCAATCGAAGTTGCTTTGGATAAAGAAAACCTTACCCATCATGACTACTTTACATCTGATAAAGAGCGAGGAGATATTATTATACATCAGGGTTCTACAAATGCACGTTCAAGCGCTACGTCTTATGCATTAAGTAATGCTATCTCAGGACTAATTGAAGTTCGTGGGGGAGATTTAGGACGAACTTCTTATAAAAGACGTGTTTACAGTATTTTTTTAGTTGCTGCCTCTTATTTACAAACAGCATACGAAAATGTAGATGAAGTGAAAGAGGAAATTAAAAAAGCAATGGAAAACCCCAATCCAAAAGTTGTAGTAAAAAGCAAATCGCCTGTCAACTTACAGAACTTAAAAATGTTAGACCTTTCTTCAGGTAAAGAAACAGAGATAGAAGTAAAATTGTCAGACGCTTCAAAAATAAAACCTTTATTAAGCAGACAGAGACCGAATGCCTACATATTATTGCCTTCACAGCAATTAATTGTGGAAAAATTAAAAGTTCTGGGATTAAATGTAGAAAATATGAAAGAAGAGAAAGAGATGGAGGTAGAAAACTACACAATAGCAGAGTATGAAAAAGATGTTGAAAAATTTGAAGGTGTTTTCAGACAAAAAGTAAATGTAAATCTATCAAAAGTAAAACGCAAATTCCCCGCAGGAAGTTATATTGTGTATCTTAATCAACNAAAATCAAATTTGGCAGTAGAAGTACTTGAACCGGACGCTCCCAATAGTTTTGTCTCTTTCTCGGTACTCACNGTAAAACTTAATCAGGAACTCCCTATATATAGATATTTATCCGAAGAAAAAATTAATTAAAATACAATTATTAAAATTATGAAACGAATATATTCATCAAATGAAAATTATCCAAATATGAAAATAAAGATATTCCTTATTTCATTTTTAACTTTAGTGTTACTCTATATTCCTTCAGGTTTTGCTCAAAATAAAGCGGATTTTGATTTGGGGAAAGGACTAAATTTTAGTTTGAACGACGGCGATTACCAATTTAGAATAGGAGGAATGATACAACCTTCAGTATCCTTTGTAAATGTAGATAAACAAACTGATTATTATTTTTTTGCAAAACACACATTCTTTAATCTGTCGGGAGAATTTTTAAAACAAAACCTCAGTTTTTTCATACAAACGGATTTCAGCTTAGGAACACCTTTACTTGACGCTTGGATAGCATATAAACCTTTTGAGGATTTCACCATTACTTTTGGTCAAAAACAAAACATATCAAATAATCGGGAAATGCTGTTAATGGAAGACAAGTTACAATTTTCCGATAGAAGTTTATTAAGCACTGAGTTTNCATCTACAGGAAGAGAGTTCGGTATTTTTATCGACAAAAAAATTAAATTAAATAATTTGGGTATTGAACCGCAAATCGCAGTAACCTCAGGAGATGGAAGAAATTCATTTGGCGCAGACTCAAGAGACGTAGATTTAGGAGGATTAAAATATGGGGCTAGATTGGATATTTATCCTTTAGGATATTTCTCGGAGAACAATGGAGATTTTATTGCGGATTTAGAACACGAAACATCTCCTAAAATTTGTATTGGAGGAGCCGCAAGTTATAATGTAGGAGTAAGCAATGAGGTTGGAGAAGGACATGGGGATTTTAACCTGTACGACAAAGAAGGAAATTTAAAACTACCGGATTACAGAAAATTATACACAGAGATTCTTGTGAAATACAGCGGTTTTTCTTTGCTCGGCGAATACGGGATAGCCACTGCAACTTCGCTCGATGATATTTATACAACCCCAAGCGTTTCTACCCCTCTTATTCCTACTCAAATTAGTGAATATCTTTCTCTTGGATCCGGTTACAATGTACAATTAGGATATGTAACTAAAAGCGGTTACGCTTTAGACGTTAGATACGATAACATTACACCGGAATTTCAGTCAAATCCAAACTCAATCATAAGTAAAACCACCGGATGGACATTTGGATTTTCCAAATACTTCAAAAAAAATGATTTAAAATTACAGTCATCGTTTTCTTCTATAAACTCTGAAAAAAATGGCAAGGAATTGTCCGGTTCAATAACATTGCAAGTAGTATTATAAATTTAAGCATATATTCTCCTATTACAAAGAGAATGTATTTGAGATAAATAATTCTTAGTACATTCTCTTTTTTTACTCTCAAAAAATATGAAATCCAATAATCGTTTATTACTTATTTTTCTATTCTCACTGGCTTTTGGATTAACATCGTGTACCAAAACCAACGATCCTATTATTGAAAATGAAACAAAAACAGATACGGTAAGAATTTTATTTATAGGAAACAGTTTCACTTATTATAATAATGGAGTGGATTATCATCTTCAAAAAATGTCATCTGCCGATAAACCCGCAGACTCTATCATCTACGAAATTGAAAAAGTAGCTTTTAGCTCATACACCTTACAAACACATTATAAGGATAGTACTACAACAAATAAAATTAAAAGTAAAAAGTGGAATATTGTTGTACTGCAAGAACAGAGTTCACGTCCTATAAATAACTATTCATTATTTTTAGAGTATGCAACAAAATTAGATAATTTAATCAAAAATAACGGAGCGTCAACTGTTCTTTTTATGACTTGGTCATTAAAAGATTCCCCCTCCGATATTGACAAAATCTCACAGTCTTATTATAATGTAGGAGAAAAATTGAATGCAAAAGTAGTTCCTGTAGGTTTGGTCTGGGATTATTTTGTTGAAAATTATCCTTCAGTTAATTTATATTTTACTGACGATAAACATCCCGCACTTACAGGAACTTATCTTGGCGCATGTTCTTTTTATTATTATTTATTCAATAAAAATCCTACTTACAACACATACAATCCTTCCGGTTTATCTGTTGAAGAAATTATTACAATCCGAAAAGCTGTAAAGGATTATTCTACTTATAGCAATTAGTTATTGAAATAAAAAGATTTACTGGAAATTTTATTTAAACTATTTCTCCGCTTCCAATACAAATTTCTGATTCTTCGTCGTAAACTACGCCAAATTGCCCGGGTGCAATTCCTTGCAATTTTTCTTCTGAAATCAAGTGAAAACCATCGCCCGTTTTATATATTTTTCCTTTGGTAAATTCGGGAGTATGACGAATTTTGAACGTTACATCTACTCCATTTTCAATGTCGCGCCAAGGATTTTCGGTGATGAAATGAAAATCGCTCATCGAAAACTCATAACCATATTGTGCTTCTACGTCATATCCTTTTGTTGCATACACGATATTGGCTTCCACATCTTTTCTAATTACGTACCAAGGACCTCCTGAAAGTCCCAACCCTTTTCGTTGCCCTACGGTATGAAACCAATATCCGTTGTGATGTCCAAGTATTTTACCTGTTTCCAATTCCACAATTGGTCCTTTTTTTTCTCCTAAATACCTTCGGATAAAGTCGTTGTAGTTCACTTTCCCTAAAAAACAAATTCCTTGACTATCAGGACGTTTTGAGGTAGGAAGATTCGCTTTTATTGCAATTTCACGCACTTCGCTTTTCATCAAATGTCCAATAGGAAACATCAATTTTGAGACTTGCAAATGATTGATTTGAGCTAAAAAATCAGTTTGATCTTTCAACGGATCTTTTGCTGTTCCAAGCCAAATTTTCCCGTCTTTTTCTACAGTAGTAGCATAATGCCCTGTGGCAATTTTGTCAAAATCTTTTCCTACTTTTTTCTCAAACACACCGAATTTAATCAACTTATTGCACATTACATCAGGATTTGGGGTTAATCCTTTTTGTACTTTATCAATAGTATAAGCTACCACCGTTTCCCAGTAATCTTTATGCAAATCAATAATTTCAAGTTTACAACCATATTTTCTTGCAACGAGCGAAGCCATTTCAATATCTTCTTCGGAGGAACAATGTAACAATTCATCATCATCCTGACCTATTTTAATATAAAAAAGCGATGGAGTAATACCTGCTTCTTTCTGCAGATGTACCACAACAGAACTATCTACACCTCCTGAAATTAAAGTCGCTACGTTCATAATCGGTTTATTTTTAGACTTGCAAAATTACGCTTTTTCCAACAAATAAAAAAGACGGCTGCAAAAAGCCGTCCTTTTATATATTTTCTCAATTACTCTATGCCTACGTTAGTATTCCCACAAATCTTGTTCAAAGTTCA
The genomic region above belongs to uncultured Paludibacter sp. and contains:
- a CDS encoding Phosphate-selective porin O and P, yielding MIIEKINSKKHIIFSFALVXCIFCTQNVNGQRIELDSYTVGEGINFSGDKNYHMEISGYVQPSFETKIYTDDNSEGFNNRFRLRRLNLRFAGDAARQKIEYRLQIDLSGTSESGDATQGFLMDAWLAYNVNRKIQITFGQKSTPTDNRELMLGSQSLQIVERSRLTTAFSTIREFGIFMDGSXKXXSSQYLRPYLTVTNGDGINVFSKDHGGIKLGGRIDFLPFGLFSNLGQFREADVMRELTPKLVIGXNYSYNFGVSSRNGKESGSILYLNSANEELLPDFIKYGVDFMFKYKGYSAIGEFVGTSARVPKDISQRVRTDGTLSTNFDVNGVQDVENYVKERMILGKGFNLQMGYIFKNRISVDGRFTXLDADKHSFLNNGTFYNRPRYYTLGVSKYFTRGYGFKVQGSITYVDVAPGSNNNLGNPITGKEWIMNVLTSIAF
- a CDS encoding Zinc-carboxypeptidase; translation: MNPQPEKVTTRYFPDPEININTPAFHKKKGFTTYAEMMNFLNGLEKNHRDIMKITFIGTSQKGKPIPMIKLERKNGTENKLKVWLXACIHGDEPASTEGILFLIDKLTNDPSYSKFLDRLNISIVPMANIDGSEIQTRVAANGLDLNRDQTKLSAPESNILKKAFSDSNADVAVDFHEYQPYRRDYLQLGEKFGTAGIYDVMLMYSSNLNIPKNLREYTKSRFVNAIEVALDKENLTHHDYFTSDKERGDIIIHQGSTNARSSATSYALSNAISGLIEVRGGDLGRTSYKRRVYSIFLVAASYLQTAYENVDEVKEEIKKAMENPNPKVVVKSKSPVNLQNLKMLDLSSGKETEIEVKLSDASKIKPLLSRQRPNAYILLPSQQLIVEKLKVLGLNVENMKEEKEMEVENYTIAEYEKDVEKFEGVFRQKVNVNLSKVKRKFPAGSYIVYLNQXKSNLAVEVLEPDAPNSFVSFSVLTVKLNQELPIYRYLSEEKIN
- a CDS encoding conserved hypothetical protein (Evidence 4 : Unknown function but conserved in other organisms) yields the protein MKRIYSSNENYPNMKIKIFLISFLTLVLLYIPSGFAQNKADFDLGKGLNFSLNDGDYQFRIGGMIQPSVSFVNVDKQTDYYFFAKHTFFNLSGEFLKQNLSFFIQTDFSLGTPLLDAWIAYKPFEDFTITFGQKQNISNNREMLLMEDKLQFSDRSLLSTEFXSTGREFGIFIDKKIKLNNLGIEPQIAVTSGDGRNSFGADSRDVDLGGLKYGARLDIYPLGYFSENNGDFIADLEHETSPKICIGGAASYNVGVSNEVGEGHGDFNLYDKEGNLKLPDYRKLYTEILVKYSGFSLLGEYGIATATSLDDIYTTPSVSTPLIPTQISEYLSLGSGYNVQLGYVTKSGYALDVRYDNITPEFQSNPNSIISKTTGWTFGFSKYFKKNDLKLQSSFSSINSEKNGKELSGSITLQVVL
- a CDS encoding exported hypothetical protein (Evidence 5 : Unknown function); translated protein: MKSNNRLLLIFLFSLAFGLTSCTKTNDPIIENETKTDTVRILFIGNSFTYYNNGVDYHLQKMSSADKPADSIIYEIEKVAFSSYTLQTHYKDSTTTNKIKSKKWNIVVLQEQSSRPINNYSLFLEYATKLDNLIKNNGASTVLFMTWSLKDSPSDIDKISQSYYNVGEKLNAKVVPVGLVWDYFVENYPSVNLYFTDDKHPALTGTYLGACSFYYYLFNKNPTYNTYNPSGLSVEEIITIRKAVKDYSTYSN
- the mnmA gene encoding tRNA-specific 2-thiouridylase MnmA 1 translates to MNVATLISGGVDSSVVVHLQKEAGITPSLFYIKIGQDDDELLHCSSEEDIEMASLVARKYGCKLEIIDLHKDYWETVVAYTIDKVQKGLTPNPDVMCNKLIKFGVFEKKVGKDFDKIATGHYATTVEKDGKIWLGTAKDPLKDQTDFLAQINHLQVSKLMFPIGHLMKSEVREIAIKANLPTSKRPDSQGICFLGKVNYNDFIRRYLGEKKGPIVELETGKILGHHNGYWFHTVGQRKGLGLSGGPWYVIRKDVEANIVYATKGYDVEAQYGYEFSMSDFHFITENPWRDIENGVDVTFKIRHTPEFTKGKIYKTGDGFHLISEEKLQGIAPGQFGVVYDEESEICIGSGEIV